From Butyricimonas paravirosa, one genomic window encodes:
- a CDS encoding metallopeptidase TldD-related protein, giving the protein MLKINHFTKLFFSGILLLCFSGAFAQEQEDRLLQLMKRELAYSMEQLKKQESVPYYMNLRAMDDRTITVVSSFGAVTTSNENRMRTLVPQVRLGSPDLDNFKYNMQGGFAGPNAQGARGVVLPLDDDATEAIREVIWRETLKRYEFARNMYDQAKTRATVSVADEDKAPCFSDAPVEHYYEAPLAAGRQKMDIKRAWEQRLNEVSAVFKACPELSEGSASFSFQVLRTYFVNSEGSVVVQNRIATRVMLMASLKAVDGMELPLNRDYFAYTPDDLPDNDRMIADARDMIKRLLALRDAPVADPYTGPAVLSGPASGVFFHEIFGHRLEGHRLKSGGQTFKKMVGEQVLPVEFQVYCAPLLKSYADTDLYGHYVYDDEGVKARRVDNVVNGVLKEFLMSRVPLDGFPSSNGHGRTSGGGDPVSRQSNLIIETTHPYTEDELRAMLVAEAQKQGKEYGYYFRTVTSGFTYTGEGGSLNSFNVTPLEVYRVFVDGRPDQLVRGVDLIGTPLSMFSNIAAAGDKPSVFTGVCGAESGWVPVTASSPTIFVSKIETQRRAQARDIAPILPSPKPEVVKENNPDDVIFAAMRSEQERNKAALVLPNGPKPYYISYTIARYRHFQIAASLGGLMLSNVSPWQMSGGTQVLLGDYQRNSDVQYQEQIAPIQLPSEVDYDVIRRGLWESSDMMYKYALGMMAQKMNYLQQNPLPSEEAALADMQPLPAVTRVQERPEAYKIDQGVLERLVTEVSAVFNEYKEIYNSSVAINGMEMDMYRLTTEGVQLKEPGGYVSVMVSAEVRGDDGSNLGDSFSLSLLNPAEIPSVEELKERVKAFAEGLMQLKAAPPVAEYYNGPIMFEGGAVATILANNLLYRGGLIAARSLMPMGRGLADQFGQKIMDERLTVKNYTNKKEYNGTPLYGYYEMDGDGVTPEAEMVLVEKGVFKKMLNGRVPALKAPETTGSSRFMMSPQSPTLVTGTGTIHVQAEKGIAHEKMKKLLIKTAKGAGQSCAYIVRGIAGSALVVYRVDLKDGKETRVRTTGFHMPELTKLLKLVAISSKEEVMNYLPNAYPASMIYPAGMIVDGMVIEKANPKTEKEPALKLPRQRD; this is encoded by the coding sequence ATGCTAAAAATCAATCATTTTACCAAACTCTTTTTTAGCGGGATACTCTTATTGTGTTTTTCCGGGGCTTTCGCTCAAGAGCAGGAGGATCGTCTCCTGCAACTGATGAAACGGGAGCTGGCGTATAGCATGGAGCAACTGAAAAAACAGGAAAGTGTTCCCTATTACATGAACTTGCGGGCGATGGACGACCGCACGATAACGGTCGTGAGTTCATTCGGGGCCGTGACTACCTCTAACGAGAATCGTATGAGGACGTTGGTGCCACAAGTCCGGTTGGGCAGTCCGGATTTGGATAATTTCAAGTATAATATGCAAGGAGGGTTTGCCGGACCTAACGCACAAGGAGCGCGAGGGGTTGTTTTGCCCTTGGATGATGATGCCACGGAGGCAATTCGGGAAGTGATTTGGCGGGAAACGTTGAAACGTTACGAGTTCGCCCGTAATATGTACGATCAGGCGAAAACCCGGGCCACGGTGAGCGTGGCGGACGAGGATAAAGCCCCGTGTTTCTCTGATGCTCCCGTGGAACATTACTACGAGGCTCCCTTGGCTGCCGGGAGGCAGAAAATGGATATTAAACGGGCTTGGGAACAGCGTTTGAACGAGGTTTCCGCTGTATTCAAGGCTTGCCCCGAGTTAAGCGAGGGATCAGCCAGTTTTAGTTTTCAAGTATTGCGCACCTATTTTGTGAATAGCGAGGGGAGCGTGGTGGTGCAGAACCGGATTGCTACCCGGGTGATGTTGATGGCCTCCCTGAAAGCGGTTGACGGGATGGAACTGCCCTTGAACAGAGACTATTTTGCTTACACGCCCGATGACTTACCGGATAATGATCGGATGATCGCGGATGCACGGGACATGATCAAACGCTTGCTGGCGTTGCGTGATGCCCCGGTGGCCGATCCTTACACGGGTCCCGCCGTCCTGTCCGGCCCTGCCAGTGGGGTGTTTTTTCACGAGATCTTTGGTCACCGTCTGGAAGGCCATCGCTTGAAATCGGGCGGTCAAACCTTCAAGAAGATGGTGGGAGAGCAAGTGTTGCCTGTTGAATTTCAAGTGTATTGTGCGCCTTTGTTGAAAAGCTATGCCGATACCGATTTGTATGGTCATTACGTGTATGATGACGAGGGAGTGAAAGCTCGCCGGGTAGATAACGTGGTGAATGGTGTGTTGAAAGAGTTCTTGATGAGTCGGGTTCCGCTGGATGGTTTCCCGTCAAGTAACGGCCACGGTCGTACTTCCGGCGGGGGAGACCCTGTTTCCCGGCAATCCAACCTGATCATAGAGACCACTCACCCTTACACGGAGGATGAACTTCGAGCCATGTTGGTGGCAGAGGCTCAAAAGCAGGGAAAGGAGTACGGTTACTATTTCCGGACCGTGACAAGCGGTTTCACGTACACGGGTGAGGGCGGAAGTCTGAACTCCTTCAACGTGACTCCCTTGGAAGTGTACCGGGTGTTCGTGGACGGTCGGCCGGACCAGTTGGTGCGGGGTGTGGATTTGATCGGTACCCCGTTGTCCATGTTCTCCAATATCGCGGCTGCCGGAGACAAGCCCAGCGTTTTCACGGGTGTTTGCGGTGCGGAGTCGGGATGGGTACCCGTAACGGCATCTTCTCCCACGATATTCGTGAGCAAGATCGAAACGCAACGTCGGGCGCAGGCTCGTGATATTGCCCCGATCCTGCCTTCCCCGAAACCGGAAGTGGTGAAAGAGAATAATCCGGATGATGTTATTTTTGCCGCGATGCGCTCCGAACAGGAACGTAACAAGGCGGCTTTAGTTCTTCCTAACGGGCCGAAACCTTATTATATCTCGTACACGATAGCCCGCTATCGTCATTTTCAAATAGCGGCCTCGTTGGGAGGGTTAATGCTTTCGAACGTGTCCCCGTGGCAAATGAGTGGCGGTACGCAGGTGTTGCTTGGTGATTACCAGAGAAACAGTGACGTGCAGTATCAGGAACAGATCGCTCCCATACAATTACCCTCAGAGGTGGACTATGACGTGATTCGCCGCGGGTTGTGGGAATCGTCCGATATGATGTACAAGTACGCCTTGGGTATGATGGCGCAGAAAATGAATTACCTGCAACAGAACCCACTTCCCTCGGAAGAGGCGGCGTTGGCAGATATGCAACCGCTCCCGGCGGTTACCCGTGTACAAGAGCGTCCGGAGGCCTACAAGATTGATCAGGGTGTTTTGGAACGGCTTGTGACCGAGGTGTCTGCCGTGTTCAACGAGTACAAGGAGATTTATAATTCCAGCGTGGCGATCAACGGGATGGAGATGGATATGTACCGACTGACGACGGAAGGGGTACAATTGAAAGAGCCGGGTGGTTATGTGAGTGTCATGGTTTCAGCCGAAGTCCGAGGTGACGACGGTTCGAACTTGGGTGATTCGTTCTCTCTTTCCCTGTTGAATCCGGCAGAGATTCCTTCAGTGGAGGAGTTGAAAGAGCGGGTGAAAGCGTTTGCCGAGGGATTGATGCAGTTGAAAGCGGCTCCTCCCGTGGCGGAATATTACAATGGCCCGATCATGTTCGAGGGAGGTGCCGTGGCAACCATCCTAGCCAATAACTTGCTTTATCGTGGCGGGTTGATTGCGGCCCGTTCTCTCATGCCTATGGGGCGGGGATTGGCGGATCAGTTCGGCCAGAAGATCATGGACGAGCGCCTGACGGTGAAGAACTACACGAACAAGAAGGAATATAACGGAACCCCGCTATACGGTTATTACGAGATGGACGGGGACGGTGTCACGCCGGAAGCGGAAATGGTGTTGGTGGAAAAGGGCGTGTTTAAGAAAATGCTGAACGGGCGTGTTCCGGCATTGAAAGCCCCGGAGACCACGGGTAGTTCTCGTTTCATGATGTCACCACAAAGCCCGACGTTAGTGACGGGTACGGGAACGATCCACGTGCAGGCGGAGAAGGGCATTGCTCACGAGAAGATGAAGAAGTTGCTGATCAAGACGGCGAAAGGGGCCGGGCAATCCTGTGCCTACATCGTGAGAGGTATTGCCGGGTCGGCACTTGTCGTGTACCGGGTGGACTTGAAGGACGGGAAAGAGACCCGTGTCCGTACCACGGGTTTCCACATGCCGGAGTTGACAAAATTGTTGAAGTTGGTTGCCATATCCTCGAAGGAGGAGGTGATGAATTACTTGCCGAACGCTTATCCAGCCTCGATGATTTATCCTGCGGGGATGATCGTGGACGGCATGGTGATCGAGAAGGCTAACCCGAAGACGGAGAAGGAACCGGCGTTGAAACTCCCGAGACAACGGGATTAG
- a CDS encoding DUF4998 domain-containing protein, with the protein MRKRKYIINLFAAAALLVGCGESLEDTYSDYAGDGKIRYVAKCTEFHATPGWERLLLEWTNGTDATVDKIKMIWSCEDLKDSVLLPGTAESYELVNLVNGTYRFDVSAVDAAGNESLVETTYGRPYTREHEIMLAFTRGVVKPYFLNNKLIFFSDQWNENIDEIKLQYKNTQGETQYYTFEKETSYSSFITIDDVSMNPTDTIYILRKGRIEGCPDLIEFDPLALSRTKIFSSGFVNAIERRYGYSTNSKEQEAEFETFVENVTELEFDYDLETFEDVLYCPKLKKLIFAKNRYLDSKYQNTTENDVPVLRSDIDRNLTVLDKASEQDVLGLEIDWYGNKWNNRPYLVDDTDYMNYKGFSPLPEMEIIQPEALKTYDNGFKVNCSPTDLYAKLDALLDDNYQTTWTTTSNTLPRTYEMSMELLEEAEISGIKVTQPLFNPMGDRRTQYLVPSQITIQVSTDGGNWQNVTYFETNELGRGSGESTLLKFPEGSRRVRYIKFTLKDGTDPGGNSAISLGDIVLFKLK; encoded by the coding sequence ATGAGAAAGAGAAAGTATATCATAAACCTATTTGCGGCAGCAGCGTTGTTGGTGGGGTGTGGAGAAAGCCTTGAAGACACGTATAGCGATTATGCCGGAGACGGAAAAATCCGTTACGTGGCAAAATGTACTGAATTTCATGCCACTCCCGGTTGGGAACGTTTGCTTCTGGAATGGACAAACGGCACGGATGCGACCGTTGATAAGATTAAAATGATCTGGTCGTGTGAAGATTTAAAAGATTCTGTTTTACTCCCCGGTACGGCGGAGTCCTATGAGTTGGTAAACTTGGTGAACGGCACGTATCGTTTCGACGTGAGTGCCGTGGATGCTGCGGGGAACGAGTCTTTGGTGGAAACCACCTATGGGCGTCCTTACACGAGGGAACATGAGATTATGTTGGCATTTACCAGAGGGGTCGTGAAACCGTATTTCCTGAACAACAAATTGATTTTCTTTTCCGACCAGTGGAATGAGAATATCGATGAGATTAAACTGCAATACAAAAATACACAGGGTGAAACTCAGTATTACACGTTTGAAAAGGAGACGAGTTACAGTTCTTTTATTACGATTGATGATGTGAGTATGAATCCGACGGACACGATCTATATACTTCGGAAAGGAAGAATTGAAGGGTGTCCGGATTTGATAGAGTTTGACCCGTTAGCATTGAGTCGTACGAAGATTTTTAGTTCCGGTTTCGTGAATGCCATTGAGCGGCGTTATGGTTACTCTACCAATTCGAAAGAGCAAGAGGCGGAATTCGAAACGTTTGTAGAAAATGTGACAGAATTGGAATTTGATTACGACTTGGAAACTTTCGAAGATGTACTGTACTGCCCGAAGTTGAAAAAACTGATATTTGCTAAGAATCGTTATCTGGACTCGAAGTACCAGAATACAACGGAAAATGATGTCCCCGTGTTACGGAGTGACATAGATAGAAATCTTACCGTTTTGGATAAGGCAAGCGAACAAGATGTGTTGGGGTTGGAAATAGATTGGTACGGTAATAAGTGGAATAATCGTCCTTATCTCGTGGATGATACTGACTATATGAATTATAAGGGATTTTCACCCCTTCCCGAAATGGAGATTATTCAACCGGAAGCATTGAAAACTTATGATAACGGTTTTAAGGTGAATTGTTCGCCTACGGACCTTTATGCTAAATTGGATGCTTTGTTGGATGATAATTACCAGACCACGTGGACAACGACGTCCAATACGTTACCCCGTACCTATGAAATGTCGATGGAATTGTTGGAGGAAGCGGAGATTAGCGGGATAAAAGTGACTCAACCCCTGTTTAACCCGATGGGAGACAGACGTACGCAATATTTGGTTCCTTCCCAAATTACCATACAGGTATCCACGGACGGAGGTAACTGGCAGAACGTGACTTATTTTGAAACGAATGAACTGGGACGGGGTTCAGGTGAATCTACCTTATTGAAATTCCCGGAAGGTTCCCGGCGGGTACGTTATATCAAGTTTACTTTGAAGGACGGAACGGATCCGGGAGGGAATAGTGCGATCTCTTTGGGTGATATTGTTCTTTTTAAATTGAAATAA
- a CDS encoding LytR/AlgR family response regulator transcription factor, translating to MENKKTNTLIHSSEPRYGEGHIFLWWENYCRRLLYADILYVEGSGSYSEFHAIDGSRVTISYRLGVMERSLPDDTFIRVHQSFILNWHYIDTFVGNSVKIGDRWFPIGRAYRPRLLQVLHFPELPRQNSKQEL from the coding sequence ATGGAAAACAAAAAGACCAACACGTTAATACATTCAAGCGAACCCCGTTACGGCGAGGGACATATATTTCTTTGGTGGGAGAATTATTGCCGGCGGCTTTTGTACGCTGACATTCTTTACGTCGAGGGATCGGGCAGTTATAGCGAGTTTCACGCGATCGACGGGAGTCGAGTGACGATTTCTTATCGTTTGGGGGTGATGGAACGCTCTTTGCCGGACGATACGTTTATCCGGGTACACCAGAGTTTCATCTTGAACTGGCATTATATCGATACATTTGTAGGCAACAGCGTTAAAATCGGTGACCGATGGTTCCCGATCGGGCGGGCCTATCGTCCCCGCCTACTGCAAGTGCTACACTTCCCGGAACTTCCCCGGCAAAATAGTAAACAGGAGTTATAA
- a CDS encoding RagB/SusD family nutrient uptake outer membrane protein, translating to MKKYLLSILCGILLLPGCNYLDMVPEKDIETIESIFEQRTKVESWWKGLYGQLNLLFSGFEDNIAYLGADEFVTCQELYSSTLYHLDGLKVADGLQMSQNPYGSIWYKMYVIIRNCNIFLENIDHTYNMSDDDRNWWKADVKAIKAYIYFELVRHYGPICLIPQNMPVNLPVKDYQLPRQHVDTCFKEIINLLDEAMEYVPKRGQRISNYEHTFCLEALYALKAKTLLYAASPLFNGNAFYSDFKNKDGELLFNATYDKNKWLLAAEAADKAAEMCVEGGLTLISGASGKSTKLLNTMLDIENMTFSRFNNDEYLLEWKYTTSHYKYFLPRLIGDEDNYDSQALGCLSPSMKMVEMYYTENGLPIDADITWNYANRYKLGSESSPAYEGVIPMNTAVVNLHLRREPRFYASIAGDRMYWQRGTNTANKDYNLLVKAHKGEEPWGTQYDFIVSNSWQNINGYWLKKHLFSWFNTLGYANNLQNNETAAIIRLAEVYLMQAEAWNEYLDAPDSRVYDPLDKVRERAGILPVREAWGSYSNNPTKVTTKVGMRDIIRQEYNVEFAFEGHRYWNLRRWLIAHQTMNEKQYGWNVIGTTDQAFYNYETGPVVVWSSNKFVAPRDYLAPFDAEEILISGMVQNPGWGGK from the coding sequence ATGAAAAAATATTTATTATCAATACTTTGTGGTATTCTTCTGCTCCCCGGGTGTAACTACCTCGATATGGTGCCGGAGAAAGACATTGAAACGATAGAATCGATTTTTGAACAACGTACGAAAGTCGAGAGTTGGTGGAAAGGGCTTTATGGCCAATTGAATTTGTTGTTTTCCGGTTTTGAGGATAATATTGCTTATTTGGGAGCGGATGAGTTTGTTACCTGTCAGGAATTGTATTCTTCGACTCTCTATCATCTTGATGGGTTAAAGGTGGCTGACGGTCTTCAGATGTCTCAAAATCCTTACGGTTCAATATGGTACAAAATGTATGTTATCATCCGGAATTGTAACATATTTCTTGAGAACATAGACCATACCTACAATATGAGTGACGACGACCGGAATTGGTGGAAGGCTGATGTGAAAGCAATAAAAGCCTATATTTATTTTGAACTGGTACGCCATTATGGACCCATTTGTCTGATTCCCCAGAATATGCCGGTGAATTTACCGGTGAAAGATTATCAGTTACCTCGCCAGCATGTGGATACCTGTTTTAAGGAAATCATTAATTTACTGGACGAAGCGATGGAATATGTGCCTAAACGCGGTCAGAGAATATCCAATTACGAGCATACGTTCTGCCTCGAAGCGCTGTATGCACTAAAAGCTAAAACGTTGCTTTATGCTGCTTCTCCTCTTTTCAACGGGAATGCATTTTATTCCGACTTTAAAAATAAAGACGGAGAGTTATTGTTTAACGCCACTTATGACAAAAACAAATGGTTATTGGCCGCCGAGGCTGCCGACAAAGCGGCGGAAATGTGTGTCGAGGGCGGTTTGACCTTAATCTCGGGTGCATCTGGGAAAAGTACCAAACTGTTGAATACGATGTTGGATATCGAGAATATGACATTTTCTCGCTTTAACAACGATGAGTACCTGTTAGAATGGAAATATACGACTTCGCATTATAAATATTTTCTGCCGCGTTTGATTGGCGATGAGGATAATTACGATTCTCAGGCGTTAGGTTGTCTTTCACCCTCCATGAAGATGGTGGAGATGTACTACACGGAAAACGGATTGCCCATAGATGCTGATATTACATGGAACTATGCTAATCGTTACAAATTAGGTTCCGAAAGTAGCCCGGCGTATGAAGGGGTGATCCCGATGAATACCGCGGTGGTGAATCTTCATCTTCGTCGCGAACCTCGTTTCTATGCCTCCATTGCGGGAGACCGAATGTACTGGCAGCGTGGAACCAACACGGCGAATAAAGACTACAACCTGCTTGTGAAAGCCCATAAAGGAGAAGAGCCGTGGGGTACGCAATATGATTTCATTGTCAGCAATTCATGGCAGAATATTAACGGATACTGGTTGAAGAAGCATTTATTCTCATGGTTTAATACTCTAGGATATGCCAATAACCTGCAAAATAACGAAACGGCAGCCATTATTCGCCTTGCCGAAGTATATCTTATGCAAGCGGAGGCGTGGAACGAGTATCTTGATGCTCCGGACAGCCGGGTGTACGACCCGCTTGACAAGGTGCGCGAACGTGCCGGGATTCTGCCCGTAAGGGAAGCTTGGGGAAGTTATTCCAATAATCCGACTAAGGTGACCACGAAAGTCGGCATGCGGGATATTATCCGTCAGGAGTATAATGTAGAATTTGCTTTCGAGGGACATCGCTATTGGAATCTTCGCCGCTGGTTGATTGCCCACCAGACGATGAATGAAAAACAATACGGTTGGAATGTTATCGGGACGACGGACCAGGCATTCTATAACTATGAAACCGGGCCGGTTGTCGTGTGGAGCAGTAATAAGTTTGTTGCCCCGCGGGATTATCTAGCTCCTTTCGATGCAGAAGAAATACTGATTTCCGGTATGGTTCAGAATCCGGGATGGGGTGGTAAGTAA
- a CDS encoding DUF4959 domain-containing protein produces the protein MKNTIFLLLFVFGLFACEDDDSIFELSTDGLEVKFTPVAGGAMMYYKLPNNSDIFAVNVRYKNWQGQDVLKTSGYSGDSLLLDGFTRGLEGINARISFVNHHNEESEALDYQFTTLDSAPWSFFDDLIVRSSWNGFQVIYKSPSVVTGMVHIFYLGINPLTQKEDTILMQSLPLSQQGDTLNFIQQQERSSNTIIVRTEDFQGYRVRQEIYPDIDAFRAEQWPMSASDFNDFGMSRDSDKAKTGVEYLFDGELKGLERLIASAYEDKDARTGTEVYGAYLAGPYSYGKPIILDMREQKTPAWIRLYCLYPIRANHAVYPATWGNVWVGSYEDKVPCRVAVYGNSTSDDPDNEGWVYLGELNQKPERKYVTERWSYLTTDFYSAPKDVNELETKDPIYVDILFPPENNTYRYLKVLVLDTFDTSKTDDINRNLQEYFTLQELEVYVKKN, from the coding sequence ATGAAAAATACGATTTTCTTATTATTATTTGTATTCGGCTTGTTTGCCTGTGAGGACGATGATTCGATTTTCGAATTATCCACGGACGGGTTGGAGGTCAAATTCACTCCGGTAGCCGGAGGGGCGATGATGTATTATAAATTGCCGAATAACAGCGATATCTTTGCCGTGAATGTCCGTTATAAAAACTGGCAGGGACAGGATGTATTAAAAACCAGTGGTTATAGCGGAGACTCGCTCCTGCTGGATGGGTTTACCCGAGGTCTGGAAGGGATAAATGCCCGGATTTCTTTTGTCAATCATCACAACGAAGAATCGGAGGCATTGGACTACCAGTTTACGACGTTGGACAGTGCGCCTTGGTCTTTCTTTGACGATCTGATCGTCAGATCATCGTGGAACGGTTTTCAAGTGATTTACAAAAGTCCTTCGGTGGTTACCGGGATGGTACATATCTTTTATTTAGGAATTAATCCGTTGACACAGAAAGAGGATACGATCCTAATGCAGAGCTTGCCATTGTCTCAGCAGGGGGATACTCTTAATTTTATACAACAACAGGAAAGATCGAGTAATACGATTATTGTCCGTACGGAGGATTTTCAAGGCTACCGTGTAAGACAGGAAATTTACCCGGACATCGATGCCTTCCGGGCAGAGCAGTGGCCGATGTCTGCAAGTGACTTTAATGACTTCGGTATGTCGAGGGACAGTGATAAGGCTAAGACTGGAGTGGAATATCTGTTTGATGGGGAGTTGAAAGGATTGGAACGCTTGATCGCCTCTGCTTATGAAGACAAGGATGCACGTACAGGGACGGAAGTTTATGGAGCTTATCTTGCCGGTCCTTATTCTTACGGAAAACCGATTATTCTTGATATGAGGGAACAGAAGACTCCCGCTTGGATTCGTTTGTATTGTCTCTATCCGATACGTGCCAATCATGCCGTTTATCCTGCAACATGGGGAAATGTGTGGGTCGGTTCTTATGAAGACAAAGTGCCGTGCAGGGTGGCTGTATATGGAAACAGCACTTCCGATGATCCGGACAACGAAGGATGGGTATACTTGGGAGAGTTGAATCAGAAGCCCGAGCGTAAGTACGTGACTGAAAGATGGTCATATCTTACGACAGACTTCTACTCAGCCCCGAAAGATGTGAATGAGCTGGAAACGAAAGATCCGATTTACGTGGATATTCTGTTTCCTCCCGAGAACAACACGTATCGTTACCTGAAGGTGTTGGTGCTCGACACGTTCGACACATCGAAAACGGACGATATAAATCGTAATCTGCAGGAATATTTTACGTTACAGGAACTAGAAGTTTATGTGAAAAAGAATTAA
- a CDS encoding TlpA disulfide reductase family protein — translation MKRILFTVCMLLGCVLFTMAQDKGYKIEGRLANTVNGKLLLVVKMDKGTIDISEADVTNGVFEFTGRMPEMTLVYLMPVKKNAVLASFMLENANYTITMGANELIVESDGEAQKVWKEFYDLDKYLQQSQQQLDMQARANPPQLQRLQQEFKKIAVKVEADELALIKKHNDSPVSAFVIASKLPQSLDEVKLAERYDALSEKAKATSYGKQIAADLEMMKKVAVGEIAPNFSAPLADGGVLSLHETKAKVKVVDFWASWCGPCRAENVNLIKIYKRYRPKGLEIISVSIDDNRQAWLSAIGQDGSDWKNVSDLKGGQSEIATAYSVKGIPCTFILDDENRIVAKNLRGKDLEKKIDEMLKKKK, via the coding sequence ATGAAAAGGATTTTATTTACAGTATGTATGTTGTTAGGTTGTGTCCTCTTCACGATGGCACAGGATAAGGGCTACAAAATTGAGGGACGTTTGGCCAACACGGTTAATGGTAAGTTGCTGTTGGTTGTCAAAATGGATAAAGGAACGATTGATATTAGCGAAGCTGATGTTACGAACGGGGTTTTCGAATTTACAGGTCGGATGCCTGAGATGACATTGGTTTATCTGATGCCGGTAAAAAAGAATGCCGTGTTGGCTTCTTTCATGCTGGAAAATGCCAACTACACGATCACGATGGGCGCAAACGAATTGATCGTGGAGAGCGATGGGGAGGCGCAGAAAGTATGGAAGGAATTTTATGATTTGGACAAGTACCTGCAACAAAGCCAACAACAGTTGGATATGCAAGCCCGGGCAAATCCCCCTCAATTACAGAGATTGCAACAGGAGTTTAAGAAAATAGCGGTGAAAGTCGAGGCTGACGAGTTGGCCTTAATAAAGAAGCATAACGACTCTCCCGTGTCTGCATTTGTAATCGCTTCGAAGTTGCCGCAGAGTCTGGACGAGGTGAAATTAGCCGAACGTTACGATGCTCTGAGTGAAAAGGCGAAAGCAACTTCCTACGGTAAACAGATTGCAGCTGATCTGGAAATGATGAAAAAAGTCGCTGTGGGGGAAATCGCTCCCAACTTCAGCGCCCCGTTGGCGGATGGCGGTGTGCTTTCTCTGCACGAGACGAAAGCCAAAGTGAAAGTCGTTGACTTTTGGGCTTCTTGGTGTGGTCCCTGCCGGGCGGAGAACGTGAACCTGATAAAAATCTATAAGCGTTATCGCCCGAAAGGGTTGGAGATCATCAGTGTTTCCATTGATGATAACAGGCAGGCTTGGTTGTCGGCAATCGGTCAGGATGGCAGCGATTGGAAAAACGTGTCCGACTTGAAAGGCGGACAATCTGAGATTGCTACTGCGTATAGCGTGAAGGGAATTCCCTGCACCTTTATCCTCGATGACGAAAACCGTATTGTGGCTAAAAATCTCCGGGGCAAAGACTTGGAGAAGAAGATCGACGAGATGCTGAAAAAGAAGAAATAG